One Trichomycterus rosablanca isolate fTriRos1 chromosome 12, fTriRos1.hap1, whole genome shotgun sequence DNA window includes the following coding sequences:
- the tmem177 gene encoding transmembrane protein 177: protein MASGFFKFSVLVQKYRTPFLLVGCGGVFAANIFYHVCPEKTYRKVYQAWSKGEPAVLSEKLENVFQQVLKDSAVSLSANYTAFAAYGFHPVGAGIPWLPAGAQIGIPANFNSSPDDMSGVTNRTILINAKEVQWDSEAGSVLRDALVFSTDAQKFAMAREVVRLEGAGPVLHATVAPACLAGTWIYSVALKQIFGLFGGSIILRAGVNLVALGLGAVSYFLASDAVSQWLEFSSDWQAASLSRDYAKGGVEFYEKILLRNKTLRTLMGPKGKEMYAPSGNLFPASLLSMKHAPYTMRRDEILSLLKEEKA from the coding sequence ATGGCTTCTGGATTCTTCAAGTTCTCTGTTCTTGTGCAGAAGTATCGGACACCTTTTTTGCTTGTAGGCTGTGGAGGCGTCTTTGCTGCCAACATTTTCTACCATGTGTGTccagaaaaaacatacagaaaagtgTATCAGGCCTGGAGCAAAGGAGAACCAGCGGTACTATCCGAGAAGCTGGAGAATGTGTTCCAACAGGTACTGAAAGACTCAGCAGTTAGCTTGTCTGCTAACTACACAGCTTTTGCTGCTTATGGTTTTCATCCGGTTGGAGCAGGGATTCCATGGCTTCCAGCGGGTGCACAGATCGGCATTCCTGCCAATTTTAACAGCAGCCCAGATGATATGTCTGGTGTCACCAACCGCACCATACTCATTAATGCTAAAGAAGTACAATGGGACAGCGAAGCAGGTAGTGTACTGAGAGATGCCTTGGTGTTCTCCACAGACGCTCAGAAGTTCGCCATGGCACGCGAGGTTGTGCGGCTTGAGGGTGCCGGCCCGGTGCTTCATGCTACTGTGGCTCCGGCCTGTCTGGCCGGGACATGGATCTACAGCGTGGCTCTCAAGCAGATCTTTGGACTCTTTGGTGGATCCATTATTCTCAGAGCTGGGGTTAACCTAGTGGCTCTGGGTCTAGGAGCCGTCTCATACTTTCTGGCGTCAGACGCCGTAAGCCAGTGGCTGGAGTTCAGCTCGGATTGGCAAGCCGCCAGCCTCTCACGTGACTACGCAAAAGGTGGAGTCGAGTTCTATGAGAAGATTCTGTTGCGGAATAAAACCCTGCGTACTCTAATGGGACCTAAAGGGAAGGAGATGTATGCACCAAGTGGCAATCTGTTCCCTGCCAGCCTGCTAAGTATGAAACATGCGCCTTACACCATGAGGCGAGATGAAATTCTGAGTCTGCTGAAGGAGGAGAAAGCATGA